One stretch of Zingiber officinale cultivar Zhangliang chromosome 6B, Zo_v1.1, whole genome shotgun sequence DNA includes these proteins:
- the LOC121988776 gene encoding peroxidase 15-like isoform X2, whose product MGTMIPHLLTDEYHYLPLLFSYFKKKNRLSIVPSTLHFIINDTEQSVSLRDLRKLEFSSMASFFSFSHAFSSSLFLTLLLLGFYECEAQLTTTFYDTSCPSVSTIVRDQVRQAQSSDPRILASLTRLFFHDCFANGCDGSILLDNSSTEKGTAPNKNSARGFDIIDKIKVAVENNCSGIVSCSDILAITAEASVNLAGGPSWSVLLGRRDGTTTNITAANNLPSPFDSVTVLQQKFAAVNLNVTDLVALSGAHTFGRAQCRTFNQRLYNFGDTGNPDPSLNTTYLSALQQSCPQGGNSLRGLLQTDQDLLSAASTNASTAPIVNEFAMNQTAFFESFLEAMIKMGNISVLTGSNGEIRSNCRQVNEASG is encoded by the exons ATGGGGACAATGATCCCCCACTTATTAACAGATGAGTATCATTATCTCCCTCTTCTTTTTTcctatttcaaaaagaaaaacagGCTATCCATCGTCCCTTCTACGCTTCACTTCATTATAAATGACACAGAGCAGAGTGTCTCGTTAAGAGATTTGCGCAAGTTAGAATTTAGTAGCATGgcttctttcttctccttttcgCATGCTTTCTCTTCCTCTCTGTTTCTTACGTTGTTGTTGTTAGGCTTCTACGAGTGCGAGGCTCAATTAACCACGACGTTCTATGACACCTCTTGCCCCAGCGTGTCGACTATCGTGCGTGACCAGGTGAGACAGGCACAGAGCTCGGATCCACGCATCCTCGCGAGCCTCACTCGCCTCTTCTTCCATGATTGCTTCGCCAAC GGTTGCGATGGATCGATATTGCTAGATAATAGCAGCACGGAGAAGGGTACTGCCCCGAACAAGAATTCTGCGCGGGGTTTTGACATCATAGATAAGATCAAAGTCGCGGTGGAAAACAACTGCTCCGGCATTGTGTCATGCTCTGACATCTTAGCTATTACCGCTGAAGCTTCAGTCAACTTA GCAGGTGGGCCTTCATGGagtgtcttacttggaagaagagATGGAACTACAACCAACATAACTGCCGCGAATAACCTCCCTTCTCCCTTCGACAGTGTGACTGTCCTCCAACAAAAGTTTGCGGCTGTCAACCTTAACGTCACAGATTTAGTCGCCTTATCTG GAGCTCACACCTTTGGGCGCGCACAATGTCGGACATTCAACCAGCGGCTCTACAACTTCGGTGACACAGGCAACCCAGATCCATCGTTGAACACCACATACCTCTCCGCATTGCAGCAGAGTTGCCCGCAGGGCGGAAAC AGCCTGAGGGGGCTGCTCCAAACCGACCAAGACCTGCTCTCTGCTGCCTCCACCAATGCATCTACTGCCCCCATCGTCAACGAGTTTGCCATGAATCAAACTGCCTTTTTCGAGAGCTTTCTCGAGGCTATGATCAAGATGGGCAACATCAGTGTGCTCACGGGGAGCAACGGGGAGATCAGGAGCAATTGCCGGCAAGTGAATGAAGCTAGTGGCTGA
- the LOC121991342 gene encoding pectinesterase inhibitor-like: protein MARYTALSLLLLLLLFVLSAAPHHSSAAVSESLKNACANFVYPDFCLEALGDDPRSATADLHGLALISLDLSVASANAISYDYAQQRRDPSHDASRKNWLDSCLLLYQGNLPPLLNYTRMFLESGKPGVGIGLLTHATQVGLVCDGGMKIGDKPKLEYLLLLAGRFLNLLTSQ from the coding sequence ATGGCGCGTTACACCGCCCtgtctctcctcctcctcctcctcctcttcgtcctctCCGCCGCCCCCCATCACTCCTCCGCCGCAGTCTCCGAGTCGCTGAAGAACGCTTGCGCCAATTTCGTCTACCCTGACTTCTGCCTCGAGGCGCTTGGAGACGACCCCCGCAGCGCGACCGCCGACCTCCACGGACTCGCACTCATCTCTCTCGACCTGTCCGTAGCCAGCGCCAACGCTATCAGCTACGATTATGCTCAGCAAAGACGCGACCCGTCCCACGACGCGAGCCGCAAGAACTGGCTGGATTCGTGCCTGCTCCTCTACCAGGGCAATCTCCCTCCTCTACTGAATTACACCCGCATGTTTCTGGAGAGCGGCAAACCGGGGGTTGGGATCGGGTTATTGACTCATGCGACACAGGTGGGATTGGTATGTGACGGAGGGATGAAGATAGGAGACAAACCTAAATTGGAATACCTCCTTCTCCTCGCAGGGAGGTTCCTGAATCTCCTCACTTCTCAGTAG
- the LOC121988772 gene encoding uncharacterized protein LOC121988772 isoform X4, protein MKIYLFCEELHSVGSVHTEQLRKQIKLMSEMGAASGQIRSMKLQDCSRMQRLKHMMRSCTSFWWLRSQYNFLLPKLVSENLSSKGN, encoded by the exons ATGAAAAT ATATCTCTTTTGTGAAGAGTTGCATTCAGTTGGATCCGTGCATACTG AACAACTGCGAAAACAAATAAAGTTAATGTCAGAAATGGGAGCTGCAAGTGGCCAGATCCGATCTATGAAACTACAAGACTGCTCCAGGATGCAAAGACTAAAACATATGATGAGAAGCTGTACAAGCTTCTGGTGGCTACG GTCACAGTACAACTTCTTACTTCCAAAACTGGTTTCAG AGAATTTGAGCAGCAAAGGGAACTGA
- the LOC121988772 gene encoding uncharacterized protein LOC121988772 isoform X5 — translation MKIYLFCEELHSVGSVHTEQLRKQIKLMSEMGAASGQIRSMKLQDCSRMQRLKHMMRSCTSFWWLRGLPGHSTTSYFQNWFQRI, via the exons ATGAAAAT ATATCTCTTTTGTGAAGAGTTGCATTCAGTTGGATCCGTGCATACTG AACAACTGCGAAAACAAATAAAGTTAATGTCAGAAATGGGAGCTGCAAGTGGCCAGATCCGATCTATGAAACTACAAGACTGCTCCAGGATGCAAAGACTAAAACATATGATGAGAAGCTGTACAAGCTTCTGGTGGCTACG GGGTCTTCCAG GTCACAGTACAACTTCTTACTTCCAAAACTGGTTTCAG AGAATTTGA
- the LOC121988776 gene encoding peroxidase A2-like isoform X1, protein MGTMIPHLLTDEYHYLPLLFSYFKKKNRLSIVPSTLHFIINDTEQSVSLRDLRKLEFSSMASFFSFSHAFSSSLFLTLLLLGFYECEAQLTTTFYDTSCPSVSTIVRDQVRQAQSSDPRILASLTRLFFHDCFANGCDGSILLDNSSTEKGTAPNKNSARGFDIIDKIKVAVENNCSGIVSCSDILAITAEASVNLAGGPSWSVLLGRRDGTTTNITAANNLPSPFDSVTVLQQKFAAVNLNVTDLVALSGAHTFGRAQCRTFNQRLYNFGDTGNPDPSLNTTYLSALQQSCPQGGNVSALNDFDVSTPDAFDNKYYTNLQSLRGLLQTDQDLLSAASTNASTAPIVNEFAMNQTAFFESFLEAMIKMGNISVLTGSNGEIRSNCRQVNEASG, encoded by the exons ATGGGGACAATGATCCCCCACTTATTAACAGATGAGTATCATTATCTCCCTCTTCTTTTTTcctatttcaaaaagaaaaacagGCTATCCATCGTCCCTTCTACGCTTCACTTCATTATAAATGACACAGAGCAGAGTGTCTCGTTAAGAGATTTGCGCAAGTTAGAATTTAGTAGCATGgcttctttcttctccttttcgCATGCTTTCTCTTCCTCTCTGTTTCTTACGTTGTTGTTGTTAGGCTTCTACGAGTGCGAGGCTCAATTAACCACGACGTTCTATGACACCTCTTGCCCCAGCGTGTCGACTATCGTGCGTGACCAGGTGAGACAGGCACAGAGCTCGGATCCACGCATCCTCGCGAGCCTCACTCGCCTCTTCTTCCATGATTGCTTCGCCAAC GGTTGCGATGGATCGATATTGCTAGATAATAGCAGCACGGAGAAGGGTACTGCCCCGAACAAGAATTCTGCGCGGGGTTTTGACATCATAGATAAGATCAAAGTCGCGGTGGAAAACAACTGCTCCGGCATTGTGTCATGCTCTGACATCTTAGCTATTACCGCTGAAGCTTCAGTCAACTTA GCAGGTGGGCCTTCATGGagtgtcttacttggaagaagagATGGAACTACAACCAACATAACTGCCGCGAATAACCTCCCTTCTCCCTTCGACAGTGTGACTGTCCTCCAACAAAAGTTTGCGGCTGTCAACCTTAACGTCACAGATTTAGTCGCCTTATCTG GAGCTCACACCTTTGGGCGCGCACAATGTCGGACATTCAACCAGCGGCTCTACAACTTCGGTGACACAGGCAACCCAGATCCATCGTTGAACACCACATACCTCTCCGCATTGCAGCAGAGTTGCCCGCAGGGCGGAAACGTCAGCGCCCTCAATGACTTTGATGTCTCCACTCCTGACGCCTTTGATAACAAATACTATACCAATTTGCAGAGCCTGAGGGGGCTGCTCCAAACCGACCAAGACCTGCTCTCTGCTGCCTCCACCAATGCATCTACTGCCCCCATCGTCAACGAGTTTGCCATGAATCAAACTGCCTTTTTCGAGAGCTTTCTCGAGGCTATGATCAAGATGGGCAACATCAGTGTGCTCACGGGGAGCAACGGGGAGATCAGGAGCAATTGCCGGCAAGTGAATGAAGCTAGTGGCTGA
- the LOC121988772 gene encoding uncharacterized protein LOC121988772 isoform X3 has protein sequence MQHITTAKTNKVNVRNGSCKWPDPIYETTRLLQDAKTKTYDEKLYKLLVATVTVQLLTSKTGFREFEQQRELSVRGIQMISSNKNYPVDTEVASPEIVNEVADKVVHKSLFNQETYRLNLLSNS, from the exons ATGCAACACAT AACAACTGCGAAAACAAATAAAGTTAATGTCAGAAATGGGAGCTGCAAGTGGCCAGATCCGATCTATGAAACTACAAGACTGCTCCAGGATGCAAAGACTAAAACATATGATGAGAAGCTGTACAAGCTTCTGGTGGCTACG GTCACAGTACAACTTCTTACTTCCAAAACTGGTTTCAG AGAATTTGAGCAGCAAAGGGAACTGAGTGTAAGGGGGATTCAGATGATATCTAGCAATAAAAATTATCCGGTTGATACTGAAGTTGCATCACCAGAGATAGTTAATGAAGTAGCAGACAAG GTTGTACATAAATCCCTTTTCAACCAGGAGACCTACCGTCTGAACTTGCTTTCAAATTCTTGA
- the LOC121988772 gene encoding tropomyosin-like isoform X1, whose protein sequence is MQVIASLEQFKQEATENILQLLKENMNNIKEERDISQRSQNNTELNYLNMKQKFESDINAVTEKLVMSNALVEKLQKELQNASEKLKISSDTEEKTESINRELSSKLATLEMELQQTVEENKDLVNQLILLATVKEDLAKTQISLTYCMEEKRSLLLSIQSKNEASVQMENEIYSLKQSLQLIQSDMQTEKRMRKGLDDAVASLSAQFEEKECQLLSFYEGKMEVAQLQDMILELERTNIGYKDQLMKSEESRSSLESENSSSKVEVVDVRNQLAELLETSLASEIEVTVMQSHFCDRMQDSFAQLKTVERKLEEMTLKNADLIASLDTLAEKESLLIDKNGKLSIVLQSLQSDFDIIFREKESLIDYVNKKNAELEEVQLRAATVEADSNCHMKKYEGEICQLKNIMIFCEEEVCNLRSSRDALEIKNVVLKSKLEEQHRKI, encoded by the coding sequence ATGCAAGTTATTGCAAGTCTGGAACAGTTCAAGCAAGAAGCGACAGAGAACATACTTCAGTTGCTTAAAGAGAATATGAATAATATAAAGGAAGAGAGAGATATTTCTCAGAGATCTCAAAACAACACAGAACTAAATTATCTGAATATGAAGCAGAAGTTTGAATCTGATATAAATGCAGTAACTGAAAAGCTAGTAATGTCCAATGCTTTGGTTGAAAAGCTTCAAAAAGAACTACAAAATGCTTCCGAGAAGCTTAAGATCAGTTCAGATACTGAAGAGAAAACCGAATCTATCAATAGAGAACTGTCATCAAAATTGGCAACCTTAGAAATGGAATTGCAGCAGACTGTTGAAGAGAACAAGGATCTAGTTAACCAGCTAATTCTACTAGCAACTGTTAAGGAGGATCTTGCAAAAACTCAGATCAGTCTTACGTATTGTatggaagagaagaggagtttgttgttgtctataCAGTCAAAGAATGAGGCTTCCGTCCAAATGGAAAATGAGATTTACAGTTTGAAACAAAGTCTGCAACTCATCCAGAGCGACATGCAGACAGAGAAAAGAATGAGAAAGGGACTTGATGATGCAGTTGCAAGCCTTTCAGCACAGTTTGAGGAAAAAGAATGTCAGCTGTTATCTTTTTATGAAGGAAAAATGGAAGTGGCACAGCTGCAGGATATGATTTTGGAGTTAGAAAGAACAAACATTGGGTATAAGGATCAACTTATGAAGAGTGAAGAAAGCCGAAGTAGTTTAGAGAGTGAGAACTCATCCTCGAAAGTTGAAGTTGTGGATGTGAGAAATCAATTGGCAGAACTTCTCGAGACTTCACTGGCCTCTGAAATTGAAGTTACAGTTATGCAAAGTCATTTCTGTGACAGGATGCAGGATTCCTTTGCACAACTTAAGACAGTTGAAAGAAAGCTTGAGGAGATGACCTTAAAAAATGCAGATCTTATTGCTTCACTTGACACACTTGCTGAGAAAGAATCACTGTTAATAGACAAAAATGGAAAGTTATCTATAGTTCTTCAGTCATTACAatctgattttgatattatttttcgGGAGAAAGAGAGCCTTATTGATTATGTAAACAAAAAAAATGCAGAACTTGAAGAGGTGCAGCTTAGAGCTGCAACAGTGGAAGCTGACAGTAATTGTCACATGAAGAAATATGAAGGTGAGATTTGTCAGCTGAAAAACATTATGATCTTTTGTGAAGAAGAAGTGTGCAACTTAAGGTCATCTAGGGAtgcattagaaattaaaaatgtgGTACTGAAATCTAAACTAGAGGAACAACATAGAAAAATATAA
- the LOC121988772 gene encoding uncharacterized protein LOC121988772 isoform X6, with the protein MSMFRTTAKTNKVNVRNGSCKWPDPIYETTRLLQDAKTKTYDEKLYKLLVATGSSRSQYNFLLPKLVSENLSSKGN; encoded by the exons atgagcatgtttag AACAACTGCGAAAACAAATAAAGTTAATGTCAGAAATGGGAGCTGCAAGTGGCCAGATCCGATCTATGAAACTACAAGACTGCTCCAGGATGCAAAGACTAAAACATATGATGAGAAGCTGTACAAGCTTCTGGTGGCTACG GGGTCTTCCAG GTCACAGTACAACTTCTTACTTCCAAAACTGGTTTCAG AGAATTTGAGCAGCAAAGGGAACTGA
- the LOC121988772 gene encoding uncharacterized protein LOC121988772 isoform X2 yields the protein MSMFRTTAKTNKVNVRNGSCKWPDPIYETTRLLQDAKTKTYDEKLYKLLVATVTVQLLTSKTGFREFEQQRELSVRGIQMISSNKNYPVDTEVASPEIVNEVADKVVHKSLFNQETYRLNLLSNS from the exons atgagcatgtttag AACAACTGCGAAAACAAATAAAGTTAATGTCAGAAATGGGAGCTGCAAGTGGCCAGATCCGATCTATGAAACTACAAGACTGCTCCAGGATGCAAAGACTAAAACATATGATGAGAAGCTGTACAAGCTTCTGGTGGCTACG GTCACAGTACAACTTCTTACTTCCAAAACTGGTTTCAG AGAATTTGAGCAGCAAAGGGAACTGAGTGTAAGGGGGATTCAGATGATATCTAGCAATAAAAATTATCCGGTTGATACTGAAGTTGCATCACCAGAGATAGTTAATGAAGTAGCAGACAAG GTTGTACATAAATCCCTTTTCAACCAGGAGACCTACCGTCTGAACTTGCTTTCAAATTCTTGA